The following coding sequences lie in one Allochromatium vinosum DSM 180 genomic window:
- a CDS encoding bifunctional metallophosphatase/5'-nucleotidase, with amino-acid sequence MVRFAFSTRLAVAMLVGLAFVVSGGHSAAVETGTDAFRLTILHINDHHSHLEPALDARLAFAEPVGAIEVELGGFARVSAKIRELRARYPNSLALHAGDAITGTLYYTLFKGEADAAAMNRICFDAYALGNHEFDDGDAGLAGFLRMLDGDPAGCRTPVLAANVVPALGTPLYPRAGERLIQPDVVRTVAGRRIGIIGLDISGKTRRSSRPLDSTVFLDELTTAQQRIDALTSQGIDKIILLTHRQYLNDLDMALHLRGVDAIIGGDSHTLLGESFADWGLNPSGPYPTETHDPDGNRVCVVQAWQYASVVGELHLSFDAAGHVARCEGTPHLLLGERFARDGQPLDATARQTVLDAIAAAPELGIVEPDPSTQALITRYSEQVGRLKQTIVGIAVQDLCLERVPGQGLSALCDARATQAHGGDIQQLVTAAYLARVPEADVAIQNAGGARIDIPAGPISVSDVYSLLPFANTLVALRLTGTEIRAALEEAVAGFMDHADGSGGAYPVAANLRWELDLSRPRGQRFSHLEIRRRGAPAWRPLEETDEVVVVTNSFLAGSGDGYETFKRASEDGRASDTFIDYAQGFIDYLQQDLGGAAPGDPILATPPEIRPLPCADYSTQRFVDGQGRLLQPDPANPPACR; translated from the coding sequence GCTGTCGAGACCGGGACGGACGCCTTCAGGCTGACCATCCTGCACATCAACGACCATCATTCGCATCTCGAACCCGCTCTGGATGCGCGGCTGGCGTTCGCTGAGCCTGTTGGGGCCATCGAGGTCGAACTGGGCGGTTTTGCGCGTGTGTCGGCCAAGATCCGGGAGCTGCGCGCGCGCTATCCGAACAGCCTGGCTCTGCATGCGGGCGATGCCATCACGGGCACCCTCTACTACACCCTGTTCAAGGGCGAGGCCGACGCAGCGGCCATGAATCGGATCTGTTTCGATGCCTATGCGCTGGGCAATCACGAGTTCGACGACGGTGATGCGGGGCTGGCGGGGTTTCTCCGAATGCTCGATGGCGATCCGGCCGGCTGTCGGACTCCGGTGCTGGCGGCCAATGTCGTTCCGGCCCTGGGGACGCCGCTCTATCCCCGCGCGGGCGAACGCTTGATCCAGCCGGATGTGGTGCGGACGGTCGCCGGCCGGCGCATCGGGATCATCGGACTCGACATCTCGGGCAAGACGCGGCGCTCGTCGCGTCCGCTCGACTCGACAGTCTTCCTCGATGAACTCACGACCGCGCAGCAGCGGATCGATGCACTCACGTCTCAGGGGATCGACAAGATCATTCTGCTGACGCATCGGCAGTATCTCAATGATCTCGACATGGCGCTGCATCTGCGCGGAGTCGATGCCATCATCGGCGGTGATTCACATACCCTGCTCGGGGAGTCTTTCGCCGACTGGGGGCTGAATCCGAGCGGTCCCTATCCGACCGAGACGCACGATCCGGACGGCAACCGCGTCTGCGTCGTGCAGGCCTGGCAGTACGCCAGCGTCGTCGGCGAACTGCACCTGAGCTTCGATGCGGCCGGACACGTGGCGCGCTGTGAGGGGACGCCGCATCTGCTCCTGGGCGAGCGCTTCGCGCGCGACGGTCAGCCGCTGGACGCGACGGCGCGTCAGACGGTACTCGATGCGATCGCGGCGGCGCCCGAACTCGGCATCGTTGAGCCCGATCCGTCCACCCAGGCGCTGATCACGCGCTATTCCGAGCAGGTCGGGCGGCTCAAACAGACCATCGTCGGAATCGCGGTCCAGGATCTCTGTCTGGAGCGGGTGCCGGGGCAGGGACTGAGTGCCCTCTGTGATGCGCGCGCGACCCAGGCTCATGGCGGCGACATCCAGCAACTGGTGACGGCAGCCTATCTGGCGCGCGTTCCGGAGGCGGACGTGGCGATCCAGAACGCCGGCGGGGCGCGCATCGACATCCCGGCCGGGCCGATCAGTGTCAGTGATGTCTACAGTCTGCTGCCCTTCGCCAACACTCTGGTCGCGCTGCGTCTGACAGGGACCGAGATCCGGGCGGCGCTGGAGGAGGCTGTCGCTGGCTTCATGGATCACGCGGATGGATCGGGCGGCGCCTATCCGGTGGCGGCCAATCTGCGTTGGGAGCTGGATCTGAGCCGGCCGCGCGGACAACGTTTCAGCCATCTCGAGATCCGGCGGCGCGGCGCGCCCGCGTGGCGCCCGCTGGAGGAGACCGATGAGGTGGTCGTCGTCACCAACAGCTTCCTGGCCGGCAGCGGTGATGGCTACGAGACCTTCAAGCGTGCGAGCGAAGATGGACGCGCCAGCGACACCTTCATCGATTACGCGCAAGGCTTCATCGATTATTTGCAGCAGGATCTCGGCGGCGCGGCACCCGGCGATCCGATCCTGGCGACGCCGCCCGAGATTCGGCCGCTGCCCTGCGCCGACTACAGCACCCAGCGCTTCGTCGATGGGCAGGGGCGTCTGTTACAGCCGGATCCGGCCAATCCGCCTGCTTGCCGCTGA
- a CDS encoding sodium ion-translocating decarboxylase subunit beta: protein MDKLETLWLSMGIANMEWGQALMMSVGVLLIYLAIAKKFEPLLLLPIGFGAILSNIPVAGIAGPDGLLGMIYSIGIETGVFPLLIFMGVGALTDFSALIARPSTLLLGAAAQFGIFATLIGAIALNLVPGFDFTLADASAIAIIGGADGPTAIFLASRLAPDLLGAIAVAAYSYMALVPIIQPPIMRALTTKEERAVVMQQMRPVSRLERIIFPFVVLILCALLLPSAAPLIGMLTLGNLLREAGVVERLSRAAQNEIINVVTILLGLAVGSKLSAEKFLQTETLGILVLGALAFCIGTAAGVIMGKIMHRVTGGKINPLIGAAGVSAVPMAARVVNKVGQETDHHNFLIMHAMGPNVAGVIGSAVAAGVLLALVGN, encoded by the coding sequence ATGGACAAACTCGAAACACTCTGGCTGTCCATGGGCATCGCCAACATGGAGTGGGGCCAGGCGCTGATGATGAGCGTCGGCGTCCTGCTCATCTATCTGGCGATCGCCAAGAAATTCGAGCCGCTGCTGCTGCTGCCGATCGGCTTCGGCGCCATCCTGAGCAACATTCCGGTCGCGGGCATCGCGGGCCCTGATGGCCTGCTCGGCATGATCTACTCGATCGGTATCGAGACCGGCGTCTTTCCGTTGCTGATCTTCATGGGCGTCGGCGCGCTCACCGATTTCAGCGCCCTGATCGCGCGACCCTCGACCCTGCTGCTGGGCGCGGCGGCGCAATTCGGCATCTTCGCCACCCTGATCGGCGCCATCGCGCTCAATCTGGTGCCGGGCTTCGACTTCACGCTCGCGGATGCCTCGGCCATCGCCATCATCGGCGGTGCCGACGGTCCCACGGCCATCTTCCTGGCCTCACGGCTGGCGCCCGACCTGCTTGGCGCCATCGCAGTCGCGGCTTACTCCTACATGGCTCTGGTGCCGATCATCCAGCCGCCGATCATGCGCGCTCTGACGACCAAGGAAGAGCGTGCGGTGGTCATGCAGCAGATGCGTCCGGTCTCGCGGCTGGAGCGGATCATCTTCCCGTTCGTGGTGCTGATCCTCTGCGCCCTGCTGCTGCCCTCGGCGGCGCCCCTGATCGGGATGCTCACGCTCGGCAACCTGCTGCGCGAGGCCGGAGTGGTCGAGCGTCTGAGCCGCGCGGCGCAGAACGAGATCATCAACGTCGTCACCATCCTGCTGGGGCTGGCGGTCGGGTCCAAGCTCTCGGCCGAGAAGTTCCTCCAGACCGAGACGCTGGGCATCCTGGTGCTCGGCGCCCTCGCCTTCTGCATCGGCACTGCGGCCGGCGTCATCATGGGCAAGATCATGCACCGGGTCACGGGCGGCAAGATCAATCCGCTGATCGGCGCGGCCGGCGTCTCGGCCGTTCCCATGGCCGCGCGCGTGGTCAACAAGGTCGGGCAGGAGACGGATCACCACAACTTCCTGATCATGCACGCCATGGGGCCAAACGTGGCCGGTGTCATCGGCTCAGCCGTTGCCGCCGGAGTGCTGCTGGCGCTGGTGGGGAATTAG
- the oadA gene encoding sodium-extruding oxaloacetate decarboxylase subunit alpha, which produces MTQKTPLGITDVILRDAHQSLLATRMRTEDMLPIAAKLDQVGYWSVESWGGATFDACIRYLGEDPWDRLRQLKAAMPRTPQQMLLRGQNLLGYRHYADDVVEKFVERAALNGIGVFRIFDAMNDLRNLERAVHAALATDAHAQGTLSYTVSPVHNIDYWVDMGRRLEDMGCHSICIKDMAGLLRPYVAEELVTRLKATCAIPIAMQCHATTGLSTAAIVKAAEAGIDMVDTAISSMSMTYGHSPTESVVAIMQGTERDTGLDLNLLEEIAAYFREVRKKYARFEGSLKGVDSRILVAQVPGGMLTNMENQLREQGAADRLDEVLAEIPRVREELGFLPLVTPTSQIVGSQAVLNVLMGERYKTITTETAGVLRGEYGATPAPVDQDLQSRVLQPGEEPITCRPADNLTAELDRLTEELEAIARERTLKLVDPVIDDVLIYAMFPQVGLKFIENRDNPAAFEPRPWEIEDAPAGPAATTTVASGPEHYRIEVNGRAYDVTVSPQGTLEAVVPAGTAPVSAAVPVQAQTVASPLAGTIVKVPVAVGQTVNAGDVVVILEAMKMETEVRAPAAGRVTDIRVKEGEAVALGAPLIALG; this is translated from the coding sequence ATGACTCAGAAGACCCCACTCGGCATCACCGACGTCATCCTGCGCGATGCGCATCAGTCGCTGCTGGCGACCCGCATGCGCACCGAGGACATGCTGCCCATCGCCGCCAAGCTGGATCAGGTTGGTTACTGGTCCGTGGAATCCTGGGGCGGCGCCACCTTTGACGCCTGCATCCGTTATCTGGGCGAGGATCCCTGGGACCGTCTGCGTCAGCTCAAGGCCGCCATGCCGCGCACGCCCCAGCAGATGCTGCTGCGCGGTCAGAATCTGCTCGGCTACCGCCACTATGCCGACGATGTGGTCGAGAAGTTCGTCGAGCGCGCGGCCCTCAACGGCATCGGGGTGTTCCGCATCTTCGACGCCATGAACGATCTGCGCAATCTGGAGCGCGCGGTCCATGCGGCGCTGGCCACCGATGCCCACGCCCAGGGCACTCTGTCCTATACCGTCAGTCCGGTGCATAACATCGACTACTGGGTCGACATGGGCCGGCGGCTCGAAGACATGGGCTGTCACTCCATCTGCATCAAGGACATGGCCGGACTGCTGCGTCCCTATGTCGCTGAGGAACTGGTGACGCGGCTCAAGGCGACCTGCGCCATCCCGATCGCCATGCAGTGTCACGCCACCACCGGCCTGAGCACGGCGGCCATCGTCAAGGCCGCCGAAGCCGGGATCGACATGGTCGACACCGCCATCTCCTCGATGAGCATGACCTATGGTCATTCGCCGACCGAATCCGTGGTCGCGATCATGCAGGGCACCGAGCGCGACACCGGCCTGGATTTGAATCTGCTCGAAGAGATCGCCGCCTATTTCCGCGAGGTGCGCAAGAAATACGCGCGCTTCGAGGGTTCGCTCAAGGGCGTCGATTCGCGCATCCTGGTCGCGCAGGTGCCGGGCGGCATGCTGACCAACATGGAGAACCAGTTGCGCGAGCAGGGCGCGGCGGACCGTCTCGACGAGGTGCTGGCCGAGATCCCGCGCGTGCGCGAGGAGCTGGGGTTCCTGCCGCTGGTCACGCCGACCTCGCAGATCGTCGGCAGTCAGGCGGTGCTCAACGTGCTCATGGGCGAGCGCTACAAGACCATCACCACCGAGACCGCCGGTGTGCTGCGCGGCGAATACGGCGCCACGCCTGCGCCGGTCGATCAGGATCTGCAATCGCGCGTGCTCCAGCCGGGCGAGGAGCCGATCACCTGCCGTCCGGCCGACAACCTGACGGCCGAGCTGGATCGCCTGACCGAAGAGCTGGAGGCGATCGCCCGCGAGCGCACGCTCAAGCTGGTCGATCCGGTGATCGACGACGTGCTCATCTATGCCATGTTCCCGCAGGTGGGACTGAAGTTCATCGAGAACCGCGACAACCCGGCGGCCTTCGAGCCGCGTCCCTGGGAGATCGAGGACGCACCCGCCGGCCCGGCCGCCACGACGACGGTCGCGAGCGGTCCCGAGCACTATCGGATCGAAGTCAACGGCCGTGCCTACGATGTCACGGTTTCGCCCCAAGGCACGCTCGAAGCGGTCGTGCCGGCGGGCACGGCACCTGTGTCGGCGGCGGTGCCGGTCCAGGCGCAAACGGTCGCGTCCCCGCTCGCGGGCACCATCGTCAAGGTTCCGGTCGCTGTCGGCCAGACGGTCAACGCCGGGGATGTGGTCGTGATCCTGGAGGCGATGAAGATGGAGACTGAAGTCCGTGCACCCGCCGCCGGCCGCGTGACCGATATCCGCGTCAAGGAAGGCGAAGCCGTGGCACTCGGCGCGCCGCTGATCGCACTGGGCTGA
- a CDS encoding OadG family protein, producing MNDGALLFESFMLMLIGMGIVFSFLLLLVGILRLMSALILRLAPAEEPPAVPSPAAAPLPADTSEDLIAVITAAIARYRAPR from the coding sequence ATGAATGACGGCGCCCTGTTGTTCGAAAGTTTCATGCTGATGCTGATCGGCATGGGTATCGTGTTCAGCTTTCTGCTGCTGCTGGTCGGCATCCTGCGTCTGATGTCGGCGCTCATCCTGCGTCTGGCACCCGCCGAGGAACCGCCAGCCGTCCCGTCGCCGGCCGCCGCGCCGCTCCCGGCGGACACCTCAGAGGACTTGATCGCCGTGATCACGGCGGCCATCGCGCGTTATCGCGCCCCGCGCTGA
- the rpmG gene encoding 50S ribosomal protein L33 yields the protein MAKAAREKIRLNSSAGTGHFYTTTKNKRNQPGKMEIKKFDPVARQHVMYKEGKIK from the coding sequence ATGGCCAAGGCCGCACGCGAAAAAATCCGCCTGAATTCCAGCGCTGGAACCGGTCACTTCTACACCACGACCAAGAACAAGCGCAATCAGCCCGGCAAGATGGAGATCAAGAAGTTCGATCCCGTCGCCCGCCAGCACGTCATGTACAAGGAAGGCAAGATCAAGTAA
- the rpmB gene encoding 50S ribosomal protein L28 yields MSKVCQVTGKRPLTGNNVSHANNKTKRRFLPNLHEKRFWVEAEKRWVKLRLTTKAMRTIDKKGIDAVLVDLRADGVKV; encoded by the coding sequence ATGTCCAAGGTCTGTCAGGTTACCGGTAAGCGCCCCCTCACCGGCAACAACGTCTCGCACGCGAACAACAAAACCAAACGCCGTTTCCTGCCGAATCTGCACGAAAAGCGGTTCTGGGTCGAGGCCGAGAAGCGCTGGGTGAAGCTGCGCCTGACCACCAAGGCCATGCGCACCATCGACAAGAAGGGCATCGATGCGGTGCTCGTCGACCTGCGCGCCGACGGCGTCAAGGTCTAA
- a CDS encoding DUF423 domain-containing protein encodes MPPASIWMTLGAVGGLLTVALGAFGAHGLKGRVDPALLANWQTAANYLGLHALAILACGLALLHRPESSLLHWSALAFAVGVCLFSGSLFVMTLTGLRQLGMITPIGGVILVLAWALLAVGAARLAGPSA; translated from the coding sequence ATGCCTCCCGCATCGATCTGGATGACACTCGGCGCCGTCGGCGGTCTGCTGACGGTGGCGCTCGGCGCCTTTGGCGCACATGGACTCAAGGGCCGGGTCGATCCGGCGCTCCTGGCCAACTGGCAGACAGCGGCCAATTATCTGGGGCTGCATGCCCTGGCGATCCTGGCCTGCGGTCTGGCCTTGCTGCACCGGCCCGAATCGAGCCTGCTGCACTGGTCGGCGCTGGCCTTCGCGGTCGGCGTCTGTCTGTTCAGCGGCAGTCTGTTCGTGATGACGCTCACCGGTCTGCGTCAACTGGGCATGATCACGCCCATCGGCGGTGTGATCCTCGTCCTCGCCTGGGCGTTGCTGGCCGTCGGCGCGGCGCGCCTGGCCGGCCCTTCGGCCTGA
- a CDS encoding 16S rRNA (uracil(1498)-N(3))-methyltransferase — MRLTRLHVDLDLRPGAEIDLPSAQARHAVQVLRLERDAPLVLFNGDGHDYSACLVEPGRDRVRVLVESRGDPELESRLDIHLALGISKGERMDFAIQKAVELGVTRITPLFTRRAQVRLDGARLDKRLEHWQGVVVAACEQSGRRRLPTLEPAGGLEAWLETAHGDGFAGGLLLDPLAERALPALPAPESGLTLLIGPEGGLDPREREAARRHGFQGVRLGPRILRTETAPLAAIAVIQALWGDFRDP, encoded by the coding sequence ATGCGCCTGACCCGTCTACATGTCGACCTCGATCTGCGGCCCGGTGCCGAGATCGACCTGCCGAGCGCCCAGGCCCGTCATGCGGTGCAGGTACTGCGACTCGAACGCGATGCACCCTTGGTACTCTTCAATGGCGATGGGCATGACTATTCGGCCTGTCTGGTCGAGCCGGGACGCGATCGCGTGCGCGTCCTGGTCGAATCGCGCGGCGATCCGGAGCTGGAATCCAGGCTCGACATCCATCTGGCGCTCGGGATCTCCAAGGGCGAGCGCATGGACTTCGCGATCCAGAAGGCCGTCGAACTGGGTGTGACCCGGATCACGCCGCTCTTCACCCGCCGCGCTCAGGTGCGGCTCGATGGGGCACGGCTCGACAAGCGGCTGGAGCACTGGCAGGGCGTGGTCGTCGCCGCGTGCGAGCAATCGGGACGCAGGCGCTTGCCGACGCTGGAGCCGGCAGGCGGTCTGGAGGCCTGGCTGGAGACGGCGCACGGGGACGGCTTCGCGGGCGGACTACTGCTCGATCCGCTCGCCGAGCGGGCGCTTCCCGCGCTGCCCGCCCCCGAATCTGGTCTGACGCTGTTGATCGGACCGGAAGGCGGCCTCGATCCGCGCGAGCGTGAAGCGGCGCGGCGCCACGGTTTTCAGGGTGTGCGCCTCGGCCCGCGCATCCTGCGCACCGAGACCGCTCCACTGGCCGCCATCGCCGTGATCCAGGCGCTCTGGGGCGACTTCCGCGATCCCTGA